The sequence GACCGGCGAAGATGATCAGCAGCGCTGTGGTGGGCGTCAGGCCGGAGATGATGTCGCCCTTGTCGTCACCGGAGGTCTGCTGGATGTTCAGCACTTCCTTGGTGATGGTGGCGGCGACCTCGACGGAGAGGAACGCGCCGACCAGGTTCAGGATCGCCGAGAGGCCGACTGCGACCTTGGGCTTGAGAGCGCCGGTGGCGATCGAGGTCGCCATGGCGTTGCCGGTGTCGTGGAATCCATTGGTGAAGTCGAAGCCAAGTGCCGTGATCACCAGCAGCACGAGTATCAGCATCTCTCCGGTCATGCTCATATGATGCGGCTCGACAGCCCCTGTCACCTAACTCATGTGCGCCCGAAATGCACGATTTGACCTGGGAGTTTGCCAAGAATATCGATTTGTTCACGCACTGTTCATGTCTCCGCCGTCATTCCGCCATCGGATGAGGCGGACCGCCCTCCCGATACGGCCGGATCGAACGCTCGGACAGGTGTGTGACCAGCGCGACAGCTGTGCAAGAATCCGACCATGACTGCTGCGATGACTCTCGGGATGCCGATCAACTACGCGGGCGATTTCCGCGAAACCATCAACAACCTCGCCGACTTCGAATCGGTCGGTGTCGACCGCGTCGCGGTACCGGAGGCGTACAGCTTCGACGCCGTCAGCCAACTCGGGTACATCGCCGCAAAAACCGAGCGTATGCAACTGCAGACCGCGATCCTGCCGATGTTCTCGCGGACCCCGTCGAACCTTGCGATGACCGCAGCCGGTCTCGACTACATCAGTGGCGGCCGCGCGATCCTGGGCATCGGCGCATCCGGCCCCCAGGTCATCGAGGGCTTCCACGGCGTGAAGTACGACTACCCGCTGGGCCGGGCGCGTGAGCACGCGGAGATCTGTCGCAAGATCTGGCGTCGCGAGAAGACCGACTTCCGTGGCAAGCACTACCGCCTTCCGCTGACCGAAGAAGACGGCGGCAGCGGGCTCGGCAAGGCGCTGAAGATCATCAACCACCCGGTTCGCGACAACATCCCGATGTTGCTGGCGGCCATCGGGCCCAAGAACACCGAACTCGCCGCGGAGCTGTTCGAGGAGTTCCAGCCGTTCCTCTTCCACCCCGAGTACGTCGACGTCGCGTTCGGTGAGGCGCTCGCCGCGGGTAAGGCCAAGCGCGACCCGTCGCTGCCGCCGTTGCGGATCGTCGTGCAGGCAGCCACCCTCATCACCGAGGACGAGCAGGAGATCGAGAACGCGCTGCAGTCGGTGCGTCACCATGCCGCCCTCTACATCGGTGGCATGGGCGCCCGGGGCAAGAACTTCTACAACGCGCTCGCGGTGCGGTACGGCTACGCCGACGAGGCGAAGCTGATCCAGGACCTCTACCTCGACGGCAAGAAGGCCGAGGCCGCGGCAGCCGTCCCGGACGAGCTCGTGCGCGCGATGTCGCTGATCGGTTCGCGCTCGCTGGTCACCGAGCGGGTGGAGGCGTTCCGTGGCGCCGGGGTCGGCTGCATCCTCGCGTCGCCCGCGGCCGGCTCGCACAAGGAGCGTGTGGAGGACATGCGGGAGTTGCGGGAGATCGTCGGCTGAGGCTCCGTCAGTAGTAGTACGGGAACGCATCCCAATCCGGAGAACGCTTCTCCAGGAACGCATCTCGACCCTCGACCGCCTCGTCGGTCATATACGCCAGTCGTGTCGCCTCGCCGGCGAAGACCTGTTGGCCCATCAGGCCGTCGTCGGTGAGGTTGAACGCGAACTTGAGCATGCGTTGGGCCGTCGGCGACTTGCCGTTGATCTTGCGCCCCCACTCGATCGCGGTGTTCTCGAGATCGGCGTGTGCGACAACGCGATTGACCGCTCCCATCTGGTACATGGTGTCCGCGTCGTATGCCTCGCCGAGGAAGAAGATCTCGCGGGCGAATTTCTGGCCGACCTGCTTGGCGAGGTACGCGCTGCCGTACCCGGCGTCGAAGGAGCCGACATCGGCGTCGGTCTGCTTGAATCTGGCGTGCTCGCGTGAGGCGAGGGTCAGGTCGCACACCGAATGCAGCGAATGGCCGCCGCCTGCCGCCCAACCGTTCACCACCGCGATGACCACCTTGGGCATGGTGCGGATCAGCCGCTGGACTTCCAGGATGTGCAGCCGGCCGCCCTCGGCCTTCACGCGCGCGTCGTCGACGGTGTCGGCACCGGCGCCGGTCACATCGGAATCGTGTGTGGTGGCGTACTGGTAGCCCGACCGACCGCGAATCCGCTGATCGCCGCCGCTGCAGAACGCCCAGCCGCCGTCTTTGGGACTCGGACCGTTGCCGGTGATCAACACCGTGCCGACATCGGGGACCGGCGAGCATGGTCGAGGGTTCGGTAGAGCTCATCGACCGTGTGCGGCCGGAAGGCGTTGCGGATCTCGGGCCGGTCGAAGGCGATCCGGACGATGCCGTACTCACGGCCGGTGCCCGTGTGGCGGTGGTAGGTGATGTCGGTCAGGTCGGTGAAGCCCGGCACCACCGCCCACTGTTCGGCGTCGAACGGCTGGCCAGGGGCGGAGTCGGAGTTGCTCATGCCGATAGCCTAGGACGCGAGATCCCGGAAACGTTCGGGGGCGTTCGGAAGGCCGCGTTCCGGTGAATCACTGATCGCATGTGGGAACGAGTGGTGGACCGGCGCCGACCTTTGACATGCTGGACTGATGTCGGGCTGGGTCATCGTCGCGATCGTCGTCCCCGTGTGGGTCATGGTCTCGGTGTTGCTCGCGCTGGTGATCGGGCGCGCCGTACGTCTGCGCGACCGCCACGAGAAGCCCGATGCGCTCACCGAGGATGATCCGGTGCGCGACGACCCGCTGCGGCCACGTCGCGACCGCTGATCGACCGTTCTATACGGTTGGTCCATGAGTGATGGTGCCGTGAGTCCGGATACTTCCACCGAGGTCGAGGATCCCCACGAGGGTGGCTTTCGCGCGCACACGGCCATCACGACCGAACGCGGCGGCCCGCGATACGGCGAATTCAGCGAGCAGGTCCGGACGCTGATGGACCGTGCCAGGTACGCGTGCCCGACCCCGGAGCTGGCCGACGAACTGATCGACGAGCTCGCGGCCATCAACGAGAAGCTCGCGGCGGTGCGGATCGACGAGTGGCATTCACCTGCCGGGACGCGCATCGACCTGCCCGCTCGCGGCAACATCACCCTGCCGCCGTTCGAGGTCACCGACGTCAACGACGACGGGGTCTTCGCGACCGTGACCTTCCGTGATTTCCATCTCGGCGGCAACAAGGCCGCGCATGGCGGACAGGTCGCGGTGGCCTTCGACGACCTCGGCGGGTACGCCTCGGCGGTGGCGATCCAGGGAGTCAGCCGGACCGCGTATCTGACCGTCCAGTACCGATCCATCACCCCGCTGAACACGCCGCTGCAATGCCGGACCTGGGCGGAGAAGGTCGACGGCCGGAAGGTGTTCATCAAGGGCACGATCCACGACGGCGACCGGTTGTGCGCTGAGATGGACGCGTTGTTCATCAAGCTCAATCCCGGTCAGCAATAGCGTCCGCGTCGCCGACTTCGCGAATCGGTAACGTCACCGGTCCATTTCACGATCGAACCCCTGAGATCCCGGCCACAATGCCGGGATCAGGTGCGGTCGTGACGCTGAGGGGCTGGAATGACGAGATCGTCGGTGCAGAGGCTGAGTCGTACCCGGCGGATCGTCGCCTCATCCGGCGTCGCCGCAGCCCTGGTGATCGCAGCGCCCGCGGCGATCGCCGCCGCTGACGAGGGCGCCGGAGGCGATCCTGGTATCTCGTCACCGTCGAAGACCGGGTCCGGTTCCGAGTCGGGCGACACGGGTTCGGCAGAGCCGACTGCCGCGCCCACCGCCCCGGACCCGACGACACAGCCGGACACCCCGGCAACCTCGGCCGACGAACAGTCGCCGGACGCAGGCGCCGGCGGGAGCGGGTCGCCCGACGATGGAGCGGCGGGCCGGCCCGACCAATCCTCGGCCGACGAACCCGAGAGCGACGCGGCCGGAGACGACACCGCGGCACCCGAGCCGACTGCACAGCCGCCCATCGCCTCGACTCCGACGACGCAGCCGCCACCGACGACGACTCCGACCGAATCCGGCTCGTCGGGTCGCCACCGTGCCGACACCGCAACGCCCGGTCGTCATCGCGCAGATCCCACGTCGCCGGGCCGTCATCGCGCCGACGCGTCCTCGACTGTCGGTGGGGGCACGCGCGCCGGTGGTGCCGCGGAGACCGCCGTTCCGGATTCCGGCTCGGCCGGCGCGGCCCGACACATCGATGAGTTCGTCGGCGAGCCGGGTGGTACCGCCGCCGCCGCTGCCGCGATCCCCGCAGCGGGGGCCGGTGTCTTCTACCGGTTGGTGAACGGTCCGGGCCGTGAGGGCCTGATCTTCCTCAACCAAAGTCTCGTCACCGCGGGCGTTCTGAGCCGGCGAAGCCGTGGCGACGGTACCGATTACGTCGGACTGCTGGGCCCGGGGGAGCGTTTCTCCCTGCCGGCCCGGACCGTGGCGGAACTGTCGTCGGGAACTCGTCTCGCCGCCGCCGACACCGACGATTCGCTACTCGCACAAGCGATCAGGGTGCTCACCGCTCGTCTGGTGTGGTCGGGCATCGACCCGCAGAACCAGTATCTGGACCCGTCGGACTTCCAGGTGCTGATCGGCGACAACTACCGGATCGTCGACAACGACGGCATCACCTACACATATGACGCGGATGCCGACACCATCACCTTCACCAACACCACCGATACCGATGTCGCGATCATCGCGGTGGACCAGTTCAACGTTCCGCACGGCGACGGCGTCTACGTGGTGCCGGCTGGCGGTTCGACGACGATCGACGCCTCCGGCGACATCTCGGGTTATGTCATGCAGGGTCAACGTGATTCGGCCGGGCGGGCGATCATCTACGGGATGGTGGTGGTTCAGGACGATCAGACCCTGAGCTACAACTTCAACCCGTTCGGCGGCGCGATCCGTGACACCGCAGACCCTGTCGCCGATCCCGACGACCGGTTCTGGGATCCATCCGACGGGCTGACGACCGGCATCCTCTGGCCCACCTTCGCGACCGGCGCCGACGGGGCCGCGGACGGTGTGTACTACACCACCGACGCCGACGGTCTGACGATCCACAACGACAGCGATCACGACATCGCGGTCACCGTGTTCACCGGCGGAGCGGCGTCGAACACGTTGCCGCAGACCGACTTCTACATCGTGGAGGCCGGGGGGACGCACCGTATCGCCCTGCCCGAAGGGTCGTACGCGGTGACCTCGGTGCAGGGTGAGCGGGATGCCGAAGGGGAGCCCAGGCTCTACGGCACCCTGGTTGCCCAGGGGACCACCACCGGTCCGGCGGTCACCGAGACCGACGCCCTGCCGGGCGACGGGATTCCGTCGATCACACGGCGGACAGTGGACGCGGTGAAGCCGGTCGAGGGTGCGACGGTCGTCGTCTGACGGTTCCGTCGGCGCGATTCCGGTTGCTGTCGACGAAGGTCAGCCGAGTTCGACGGCGTCGAGGGTGGCGCCTGCGGCCCGGAGGCGGTCGGCGAACACGTCGCCCATGGCGGCTGCCGGCGTCAGCACACCGGTCAGATTCGACAGGCGGTCACGTTCGAGCGCCAACGTCAGAGCACTCTCACCGAGCATGATCGCGGTCGCCTTGTAACCGGGATCGCCCTTCATGCGCATCTGGGACCGGTACCGGCGGCCGGTGGTCGTGGTGGTGTAGGTCTCGGTGACGAAAAAGCCCTTCTCCCGGGCCTTTTCACTGGGTCCCTCGCCCGGCTTCGGCAGGACACGGTCCAAAAGCCTGCGGGTGGGGCCGAAACTCATGGCGCCGAGGAAGGCCCCGGTACCGACCGCGACGGCTCCGGCGATGAGGGTGGAGAGCCCGCGGACCTGGCCGACCGACATCGTCTCCGCATAGCGGAAGTTCTGGCCGTACGCGTTGTGGAGCAGAGCATTGGTGCGGCGGACGATACGTGTGTTCGCCGCGGCCATGAAGAACGGTGCCAAGGTCCCCTTCATCGACGGGTCGACCTTCTTGGCGCTCATCATGCTCATGTCGCTGGGTTCCGACGAGATCGCAGGCCGCGGGGTCTTTCCCGGCTC is a genomic window of Gordonia sp. SID5947 containing:
- a CDS encoding PaaI family thioesterase; translated protein: MSDGAVSPDTSTEVEDPHEGGFRAHTAITTERGGPRYGEFSEQVRTLMDRARYACPTPELADELIDELAAINEKLAAVRIDEWHSPAGTRIDLPARGNITLPPFEVTDVNDDGVFATVTFRDFHLGGNKAAHGGQVAVAFDDLGGYASAVAIQGVSRTAYLTVQYRSITPLNTPLQCRTWAEKVDGRKVFIKGTIHDGDRLCAEMDALFIKLNPGQQ
- a CDS encoding LLM class F420-dependent oxidoreductase, translated to MTAAMTLGMPINYAGDFRETINNLADFESVGVDRVAVPEAYSFDAVSQLGYIAAKTERMQLQTAILPMFSRTPSNLAMTAAGLDYISGGRAILGIGASGPQVIEGFHGVKYDYPLGRAREHAEICRKIWRREKTDFRGKHYRLPLTEEDGGSGLGKALKIINHPVRDNIPMLLAAIGPKNTELAAELFEEFQPFLFHPEYVDVAFGEALAAGKAKRDPSLPPLRIVVQAATLITEDEQEIENALQSVRHHAALYIGGMGARGKNFYNALAVRYGYADEAKLIQDLYLDGKKAEAAAAVPDELVRAMSLIGSRSLVTERVEAFRGAGVGCILASPAAGSHKERVEDMRELREIVG